One Nitrospina watsonii DNA segment encodes these proteins:
- a CDS encoding P-II family nitrogen regulator, producing the protein MGSMELHPMKEIKIIVEGEHLHFVTDVLDRIKASGYTIFSNISGKGHHGFHEGHLMFNDTSSLQMILTVVPEEKLDPILSALKPFLERHSGGVFVLEASVLRRDHFAPKES; encoded by the coding sequence ATGGGCAGCATGGAACTTCATCCAATGAAAGAAATCAAAATCATTGTCGAAGGGGAACACCTTCATTTTGTGACGGATGTCCTGGATCGGATCAAAGCCAGCGGCTACACGATTTTCAGCAATATCTCCGGAAAAGGGCATCACGGATTCCACGAAGGTCATTTGATGTTCAATGACACGAGCAGCTTGCAGATGATCTTGACCGTTGTCCCCGAAGAGAAACTGGACCCCATTCTCTCTGCGCTCAAGCCTTTTCTGGAACGCCACTCAGGCGGTGTTTTTGTATTGGAGGCCAGTGTGCTGCGGCGAGACCATTTTGCCCCGAAAGAATCATAG
- a CDS encoding YqaA family protein, whose product MESLIDFGYIGLFTASFLAATLLPLSSEVVLGALLINGMDPIVLVAVATLGNVLGSVVNYGLGYGGMHMYQRKFAAASNKEIEAALMRYEKYGTASLLFAWVPVVGDPLTVAAGVLRVNLMIFLLLVTAGKLGRYVVITQMILHN is encoded by the coding sequence TTGGAATCGTTAATCGATTTTGGATACATCGGCCTCTTCACCGCATCGTTCCTTGCGGCGACCCTTCTTCCTTTGAGCTCGGAAGTGGTGCTGGGGGCGCTGCTCATCAACGGCATGGACCCTATCGTGCTGGTTGCGGTTGCAACCCTCGGCAACGTGCTTGGCTCCGTGGTGAATTACGGTCTGGGTTACGGGGGCATGCACATGTATCAACGAAAGTTTGCCGCGGCTTCCAACAAGGAAATCGAGGCCGCTCTGATGCGTTACGAAAAGTACGGCACTGCCTCGCTCCTCTTCGCCTGGGTGCCTGTGGTGGGAGATCCCCTCACCGTCGCGGCAGGGGTGTTGCGCGTGAACCTTATGATTTTCTTACTGCTGGTCACCGCGGGCAAACTGGGGCGCTACGTGGTGATCACCCAAATGATTCTGCATAACTGA
- a CDS encoding SulP family inorganic anion transporter → MAPQPVFKRYTLANWRGDMAGGISAGIVGIPLALAFGAQSGLGPVTGFYGAIALSLFASVCGGTPTQISGPTGPMIVIAALVVSNSIQTAGSLDAALPTIIATFFFAGLMQAVFGFLKYGKYIRYIPYPVVSGFMTGIGVIIILLQIFPLVGKESPKGIHNILRQLPEMFSNFNYEAAGLGGVTIAIIFLFPKITRTVPNILLALVTVSALAVWTDFQVTNIGAIPSQLPDFQLGLLFDWELMDLELIFYSGITLALLGSIDSLLTSVIADNVTKTKHDSNQELIGQGLGNMMAASIGGIPGAGTTMSTLVNTNSGARTRLSGVVHAVSLILVLVIAGPWVSKIPTPVLAGILVTVGIGIIDYKGLKHILRLPREETVVMIAVLLMTIFADLIQAVALGMILSSILFMKKMGDLAETQTEVMSLGSYSSSNSSPGVQEALGEDETLCLTKEMEEAVFVKQLRGPLFFGFAMTFQDIAKQFQNTRVVILKMAEVPFIDQTGLFAMEEVTLDLKNRGIAVFICGLQDQPRDMLTKIDLIPSLIPENFLFPDLATCVDFLSRRQSLDFSEEE, encoded by the coding sequence GTGGCTCCTCAACCGGTATTCAAGCGTTACACCCTCGCAAACTGGCGCGGGGATATGGCCGGCGGCATTTCCGCCGGCATCGTCGGCATCCCTCTGGCTCTGGCCTTTGGAGCGCAATCGGGGCTGGGTCCGGTTACGGGATTTTACGGCGCCATTGCGCTGAGCCTGTTCGCCTCGGTGTGTGGCGGCACGCCCACACAGATCAGCGGTCCCACCGGCCCCATGATCGTCATCGCTGCCCTCGTCGTCAGCAATTCCATCCAGACTGCCGGGAGCCTGGACGCGGCGCTTCCCACCATCATTGCCACCTTCTTTTTCGCCGGGCTGATGCAGGCCGTCTTCGGGTTTTTAAAGTACGGCAAATACATCCGGTACATCCCGTACCCGGTGGTGTCCGGATTCATGACGGGCATTGGCGTCATCATCATCCTGCTGCAGATATTCCCGCTGGTGGGGAAGGAGTCGCCCAAAGGCATTCACAACATCCTGCGGCAACTTCCGGAAATGTTTTCAAATTTCAATTATGAGGCGGCCGGCCTGGGCGGCGTCACCATCGCCATCATCTTCCTGTTTCCGAAAATCACCCGAACCGTTCCCAATATTCTGTTGGCGCTGGTCACCGTTTCCGCGCTGGCGGTGTGGACGGACTTTCAGGTCACCAACATCGGCGCGATTCCTTCGCAGTTGCCCGATTTTCAACTGGGGCTTCTGTTTGACTGGGAGCTGATGGATCTGGAACTGATATTTTATTCGGGCATCACGCTGGCGCTTCTGGGCAGCATCGACTCCCTGCTCACTTCGGTGATTGCGGACAACGTGACCAAAACGAAACACGACAGCAATCAGGAACTGATCGGGCAAGGGCTGGGCAACATGATGGCCGCATCCATCGGTGGCATTCCGGGGGCGGGCACCACGATGTCCACCCTCGTCAACACCAACTCCGGCGCGAGGACACGGCTCTCCGGTGTCGTGCACGCCGTGTCCTTGATTCTGGTACTGGTGATCGCCGGGCCGTGGGTCTCGAAAATTCCCACCCCGGTTCTGGCCGGCATTCTGGTGACCGTCGGCATTGGCATCATCGACTACAAAGGACTGAAGCACATTCTCCGCCTGCCACGCGAAGAAACGGTCGTCATGATTGCGGTGCTGCTCATGACGATCTTTGCCGATCTGATTCAGGCCGTGGCGCTGGGCATGATCTTGTCCTCCATCCTGTTCATGAAAAAAATGGGAGATCTCGCGGAAACGCAGACGGAAGTCATGTCGCTGGGATCGTATTCCAGCTCCAATTCCAGTCCCGGCGTGCAGGAGGCTTTGGGCGAGGATGAAACGCTGTGCCTGACGAAGGAGATGGAGGAAGCGGTGTTTGTGAAGCAGCTGCGCGGACCGTTGTTCTTTGGCTTCGCCATGACCTTTCAGGACATCGCCAAGCAGTTCCAGAACACGCGGGTGGTGATCCTGAAGATGGCCGAGGTGCCGTTCATCGATCAGACCGGCCTGTTCGCCATGGAAGAAGTGACGCTGGACCTCAAGAACCGGGGCATCGCCGTGTTCATTTGCGGCTTGCAGGATCAGCCCCGTGACATGCTGACCAAGATCGATTTGATCCCCAGCCTGATCCCCGAAAACTTTCTGTTCCCGGACCTCGCCACCTGCGTGGACTTCTTAAGCCGCCGCCAATCGCTCGACTTTTCCGAAGAGGAGTAG
- a CDS encoding OsmC family protein: MSNQAAQNQKVVNGVNVTQLEETIQAVKGQPELAQFKFRARNTWKDGAQNKVEFDDYYGTCQELKHGRPFQFQADEPPALLGKDQGANPAEYLLTALSACMTTSLVYHAAAAGIDLENVESEYEGDIDLHGFLDLDPAVRKGYKEIRINFKVKTDADKKKLAELVKHSPIFDVVTNPTPVKVQFITE; the protein is encoded by the coding sequence ATGTCAAACCAAGCCGCGCAAAATCAAAAAGTCGTCAATGGGGTGAACGTGACCCAACTCGAGGAAACCATTCAGGCCGTCAAAGGCCAACCCGAACTCGCCCAGTTCAAATTCCGCGCCCGCAACACCTGGAAGGACGGCGCTCAAAACAAAGTGGAGTTTGACGATTATTACGGAACCTGTCAGGAGTTGAAACACGGCCGCCCTTTCCAATTCCAGGCCGACGAACCCCCGGCGCTTCTGGGGAAAGACCAGGGGGCCAATCCCGCTGAGTACCTTTTAACCGCTCTTTCCGCCTGCATGACCACCTCCCTCGTTTACCATGCCGCGGCAGCCGGCATCGATCTGGAGAACGTCGAATCCGAATACGAAGGGGACATCGACCTCCATGGGTTTCTCGATTTGGATCCGGCGGTGCGGAAGGGCTACAAGGAAATTCGAATCAACTTCAAAGTAAAAACCGATGCCGACAAGAAGAAACTGGCGGAACTGGTCAAGCATTCGCCCATTTTCGATGTCGTCACCAACCCCACCCCCGTCAAAGTTCAATTCATCACTGAGTGA
- a CDS encoding TetR/AcrR family transcriptional regulator, giving the protein MPRTRSSAKEKIIEAASDLFFQKGYQATTIDQVIERSGVSRPTVYTHFSTKEDLCLVYLKCKRKEDLENLKQAMRKAPSVKGQYLGVIHFVREAMLKTDYRGCGYFNMISEFPDADHILVKEARIYIDRFRELIAEGVRNLKKSDPKYKTLNVSQLTDTYYLIVCGAIMAGQEYREPWPLDRAVKAIENLIEE; this is encoded by the coding sequence ATGCCCCGAACCCGTTCCAGCGCCAAAGAGAAAATCATTGAAGCCGCGTCCGATCTGTTTTTCCAGAAGGGCTACCAGGCCACCACCATCGACCAGGTGATCGAGCGGTCGGGGGTGTCGCGGCCGACAGTGTACACTCACTTTTCCACCAAAGAGGATTTGTGTCTCGTTTATCTGAAGTGCAAAAGGAAGGAGGATCTGGAAAACCTGAAGCAAGCCATGCGGAAGGCACCCTCCGTAAAAGGGCAGTACCTGGGAGTGATCCATTTTGTCCGTGAAGCGATGCTCAAAACCGATTACCGGGGATGTGGTTACTTCAACATGATTTCCGAATTCCCCGACGCCGACCACATTCTCGTGAAAGAAGCCCGGATTTACATCGACCGGTTTCGGGAGTTGATCGCAGAGGGCGTGCGAAACCTCAAAAAGTCAGACCCGAAATACAAAACTCTGAACGTGAGTCAGCTTACGGACACCTATTACCTGATCGTGTGTGGGGCGATCATGGCTGGACAGGAATACCGCGAGCCCTGGCCTTTGGACCGGGCCGTGAAAGCCATCGAGAACCTCATTGAGGAATGA
- the arsC gene encoding arsenate reductase (glutaredoxin) (This arsenate reductase requires both glutathione and glutaredoxin to convert arsenate to arsenite, after which the efflux transporter formed by ArsA and ArsB can extrude the arsenite from the cell, providing resistance.): MSVTLYHNPQCSKSRATLELLQEQGIQPEIVEYLKTPPSASELKTILALLNLSPRELMRQKEDEYEALNLDDPAFPDDELIDAMVQHPILIERPIVLANGKAALGRPPQQVLDIL; the protein is encoded by the coding sequence ATGTCTGTCACCCTCTACCACAACCCGCAATGCAGCAAGTCCCGCGCCACGCTGGAGCTGCTGCAAGAGCAGGGCATCCAGCCGGAGATCGTCGAGTACCTCAAAACGCCGCCGTCGGCGAGCGAACTGAAAACCATTCTGGCGCTCTTGAACCTGTCGCCGCGCGAGTTGATGCGCCAAAAAGAAGATGAGTATGAGGCGCTGAACCTCGACGATCCCGCCTTCCCCGACGACGAACTCATCGATGCCATGGTTCAGCATCCCATCCTGATCGAACGCCCGATCGTCCTCGCCAACGGCAAAGCCGCTCTCGGCCGCCCGCCGCAGCAGGTCCTCGACATTTTGTAA
- a CDS encoding tetratricopeptide repeat protein: MEIPSLNIDQLLQEAARALNEARLDEARDCLQQILKLDPNQFDALHILGVLAFQAGNSDEAEKLIRQALAVNDEFSEAHYNLGKVLREQKQLQEAADAYRKAVEINDRLDPAWFNLGLLEMERSHTDLAAKAFRRAVEIDPNDPDYAFNLGNALCMLGDVASGQQQFERAVELNPQHVHAWNNLGIALRETEQWEPAVSAYNRALEINPDFADAYFNLGNLYEQLGNRENALASYRHAVRANPGFAKAFTNLGNIYHAMQRLDLARDAYDKALALDPASPSARHMIDSLDGTTTDTAPPDYVVRLFDKAAPEFEERLVVSLRYQSPIELRQMLDAAVPAEKKFERAVDLGCGTGLSGEAFRSRAERLMGVDLSGKMVQKAREKNIYDALFEEGLVDFLNRSPVQYDLFIAADVLVYIGNLTPLFEAVREHALTAAWFLFSVEKIDDGDFVLRPTGRYAHSHRYIETVAKEHGFQCEAFQDSVVRMENDQPIPGYNVMLRYNEASETR; encoded by the coding sequence TTGGAAATTCCTTCCCTGAATATCGACCAACTGCTGCAGGAAGCGGCCCGGGCGTTGAATGAAGCGCGCCTGGATGAAGCCCGCGACTGTCTGCAACAAATTCTAAAACTGGATCCCAATCAGTTCGATGCGCTGCACATTCTGGGCGTGCTGGCTTTTCAGGCGGGAAACAGCGATGAAGCGGAAAAACTGATTCGCCAGGCCCTCGCCGTGAACGATGAATTTTCCGAGGCCCACTACAATCTCGGCAAAGTGCTGCGCGAACAGAAACAGTTGCAGGAGGCCGCGGACGCGTACCGGAAAGCAGTGGAGATCAACGACCGGCTCGATCCGGCATGGTTCAACCTGGGATTGCTGGAGATGGAGCGGAGTCACACCGATCTTGCGGCGAAGGCGTTTCGCCGCGCCGTGGAGATCGACCCCAACGATCCCGACTACGCCTTCAACCTGGGCAACGCGCTGTGTATGCTGGGCGATGTCGCCAGCGGGCAGCAGCAGTTCGAGCGCGCCGTCGAGCTGAATCCCCAACACGTTCACGCCTGGAACAACCTGGGCATTGCGCTCCGTGAAACGGAGCAGTGGGAGCCGGCGGTGAGCGCGTACAACCGGGCGTTGGAGATCAACCCGGATTTTGCCGACGCGTATTTCAATCTCGGCAACCTTTACGAACAACTGGGCAACCGCGAGAACGCACTGGCCTCCTACCGCCATGCGGTGCGGGCCAACCCCGGCTTCGCCAAGGCCTTCACCAACCTGGGCAACATCTATCACGCGATGCAGCGGCTGGACCTGGCGCGCGACGCCTACGACAAGGCGTTGGCGCTCGACCCGGCCAGCCCCTCGGCACGGCACATGATCGATTCGCTGGACGGCACAACGACGGACACCGCGCCGCCGGACTACGTGGTGCGCCTGTTCGACAAGGCGGCGCCGGAGTTTGAAGAGCGACTGGTGGTCTCGCTGCGTTACCAGTCGCCGATCGAGTTGCGGCAGATGCTGGACGCGGCGGTTCCGGCGGAGAAAAAATTCGAGCGCGCGGTCGATCTGGGATGCGGCACCGGGCTTTCCGGCGAGGCGTTCCGGTCGCGCGCGGAACGCCTGATGGGCGTGGACCTCTCCGGCAAGATGGTGCAGAAGGCTCGTGAGAAAAACATTTACGATGCGTTGTTCGAGGAAGGCCTGGTCGATTTCCTCAACCGGTCGCCGGTGCAGTACGATCTGTTCATCGCCGCCGACGTGCTGGTGTACATCGGCAACCTGACGCCGCTGTTTGAGGCCGTGCGGGAACACGCCCTGACTGCCGCGTGGTTTCTGTTTTCGGTGGAAAAAATCGACGACGGCGATTTCGTTCTGCGTCCGACCGGACGCTACGCCCATTCGCACCGCTACATCGAAACCGTGGCCAAAGAGCACGGCTTCCAGTGCGAAGCGTTTCAGGACAGCGTGGTGCGCATGGAAAACGACCAACCCATCCCCGGCTACAACGTCATGCTGCGTTACAACGAAGCGTCCGAAACCCGCTAA
- a CDS encoding HupE/UreJ family protein, giving the protein MATQSAFAHGMSEAEKNAIIEGGNLQFMWLGASHMLTGFDHLLFVFGFVFFLTTFKDVVKYVTAFTLGHSITLVTATLWGITANYYLIDAVIALSVCYIGFENIGGFRKYFETSPNVLWAIFLFGFIHGFGLSTRLQELPLGDEGILLKILSFNLGIELGQIGALGIMLALLYKWRRTHSFLQISEVSNRGVIAAGVFFFMMQMHGYSHTVNPDEFGFPADSHLHAHEEMTTPSQPAFPGSEYLMDLETGPLPAP; this is encoded by the coding sequence TTGGCGACCCAATCGGCCTTTGCCCACGGCATGAGCGAAGCCGAGAAGAACGCCATCATCGAGGGCGGCAACCTTCAGTTCATGTGGCTGGGAGCCAGCCACATGCTCACCGGTTTCGATCATCTGTTGTTTGTGTTCGGGTTTGTGTTTTTTTTGACCACGTTCAAGGATGTCGTCAAGTACGTCACCGCGTTCACGCTGGGCCACAGCATTACCCTGGTTACGGCGACGCTTTGGGGCATCACCGCCAACTATTATTTGATCGATGCGGTCATTGCGCTCAGCGTGTGCTACATCGGGTTTGAAAACATCGGTGGCTTCCGCAAGTATTTTGAGACGTCGCCGAATGTGCTGTGGGCCATTTTTCTGTTCGGTTTCATCCACGGGTTCGGCCTGTCCACCCGTTTGCAGGAGTTGCCTCTCGGTGACGAAGGGATTCTTTTGAAAATTCTTTCGTTCAATCTGGGCATCGAGCTGGGGCAGATCGGCGCTCTGGGCATCATGCTGGCCCTGCTTTATAAATGGCGACGCACACATTCGTTTTTGCAGATCAGCGAAGTGTCCAATCGTGGGGTCATCGCCGCCGGCGTGTTCTTTTTTATGATGCAAATGCATGGCTATTCACACACCGTCAATCCGGATGAATTCGGGTTCCCGGCGGACAGTCACCTGCACGCCCATGAAGAAATGACGACGCCCTCGCAGCCGGCGTTTCCCGGCAGCGAATACCTGATGGACCTCGAAACCGGTCCTCTCCCCGCACCGTAG
- a CDS encoding iron-containing redox enzyme family protein produces the protein MTLGTKPTLYSTSPHFVEAEHLFLQCLHWEGLDQIVARDPLRMREFEDALEFALGEAFHTGEESEEPHRFLHRVLYAINRMKLFWYDDLDHYINENSTYLFAIRNRIESAWQDWENKSFAVERFENIDVNRALKQRVVADLERQPSAEDVYIQKEMGEAGYRRLIEIASVGGLVEASQLSRMLGGVGNEVQSMLTRIFLEEYGGGRLNRKHSSFFLTMLETLKLDTRPEAYLDRLPWQVLANINLSFTLCEQKRNFLRYVGGLLYFETSAPLDFGTFKLAGERLGLPYDAWGYWDIHVKEDERHGRWMLDDVALPLIERYPERAWQMVFGYDEQKRFNERAGKATLASIQKAETD, from the coding sequence ATGACTTTAGGAACAAAACCGACCCTGTATTCGACGTCCCCGCATTTTGTGGAAGCGGAACACCTGTTTCTGCAATGCCTGCATTGGGAGGGCCTGGATCAGATAGTGGCCCGCGATCCTTTGCGGATGCGCGAGTTTGAAGATGCCCTGGAGTTCGCCCTGGGCGAAGCATTTCACACCGGTGAAGAATCCGAGGAGCCGCACCGTTTTCTGCATCGCGTGCTGTATGCGATCAATCGCATGAAGCTGTTCTGGTACGACGATCTGGACCACTACATCAATGAGAATTCCACGTACCTGTTTGCGATCCGCAACCGCATCGAATCCGCGTGGCAGGACTGGGAGAACAAGTCTTTCGCGGTGGAGCGTTTTGAAAACATCGACGTGAACCGGGCGCTGAAGCAACGAGTGGTGGCCGATCTGGAACGGCAACCATCCGCGGAGGATGTGTACATCCAGAAGGAGATGGGGGAGGCGGGATACCGCAGGTTGATCGAGATCGCTTCGGTCGGCGGGTTGGTCGAGGCCAGCCAGTTGTCGCGCATGCTGGGCGGCGTCGGCAACGAAGTGCAGTCCATGCTCACCCGGATTTTTCTGGAGGAATACGGCGGTGGCCGCCTGAACCGCAAGCACTCCTCGTTTTTCCTCACCATGCTGGAAACCTTGAAGCTGGACACGCGCCCGGAGGCGTATCTGGATCGATTGCCCTGGCAGGTGCTGGCGAACATCAACCTCAGTTTCACGTTGTGCGAGCAGAAACGTAATTTCCTGCGTTATGTCGGCGGCCTGCTGTATTTCGAAACTTCGGCGCCCCTGGACTTCGGCACCTTCAAGCTGGCGGGCGAGCGGCTGGGCCTGCCTTACGATGCCTGGGGCTATTGGGACATCCATGTGAAGGAAGACGAACGGCACGGGCGTTGGATGCTGGACGATGTGGCGCTGCCCCTGATCGAGCGTTACCCCGAGCGCGCCTGGCAGATGGTGTTCGGCTACGACGAGCAGAAACGCTTCAACGAACGCGCCGGGAAAGCCACCCTCGCCTCCATCCAAAAAGCCGAAACGGATTGA
- a CDS encoding TonB-dependent receptor family protein, translated as MAGGAPALAEDKAIVMEEIQVTAPKEKSAGTLTVPSNEEAEKEIKKAPGGVNVVAEETFEDTYTLNFEDTLALVPGAYAQKRFGEEVRLSLRGSGLARGFHLLGLRLLQDGIPYNLADGSGDFQEMDFLALQRIEVYKGGNALQYGGITLGGAINLITKNGKSHPGQMFRFDGGSDQTFRLHVQSGYQFDKSDLFVSVTATTSDGFRDHADQENVKFNSNYGLQLSDTVETRFYLSTNVIAQELPGTLTLGEALSNPENANPSAITQNWQRDINSVRFSNKTTFDLGGGRFADVGAYVNHKNLYHPITSFVGVIDQTSVDYGVFAQAYGTYTLSGYKNEFRGGVLSQFGHTNALVFQNIGGARGALTADQDLSAETVVLYGENHFYFNPKWALVTGGQVIYAGREAENKLNPARSDSQTTATFNPRVGVMYHHTPAIQMFANVTRSYEPPDFTNLTQGGAAGFVPLSAQKAWTVEVGTRGQHGRASWDIALYRAWVDDELLQFTTGPGFPASTFNADATIHQGVEAGLDFLLVENLLQGGDRLQWRNAYTYSDFNFDGNAQHGDNTLPGQPPHFYQTELRYAHQDKWFVAPTLEAASSAYVDFSNRLKAPGYAILGFTAGYTVNKSIDLFANGRNMLDKNFISTFSTIATPTAFNQAAFYPGDDRRIFGGVRLKF; from the coding sequence ATGGCGGGCGGCGCCCCGGCATTGGCCGAAGACAAGGCCATCGTCATGGAAGAAATTCAGGTGACCGCTCCCAAGGAAAAAAGCGCGGGCACGCTGACCGTCCCCAGCAACGAAGAAGCGGAAAAAGAAATCAAAAAAGCACCGGGTGGCGTCAACGTGGTGGCGGAGGAAACGTTTGAAGACACCTACACCCTCAACTTCGAAGACACGCTGGCGCTGGTTCCGGGGGCGTACGCGCAGAAACGGTTCGGCGAGGAAGTGCGGCTGTCCCTGCGCGGCTCCGGTCTGGCACGCGGCTTTCATCTGTTGGGGCTGCGCCTGTTGCAGGACGGCATCCCCTATAACCTGGCCGACGGCAGCGGCGATTTCCAGGAAATGGACTTTCTGGCGCTGCAACGCATCGAAGTCTATAAAGGCGGCAACGCGTTGCAATACGGCGGCATCACCTTGGGCGGCGCGATCAACCTGATCACCAAAAACGGCAAGAGCCACCCCGGACAGATGTTCCGCTTCGATGGCGGCTCCGATCAGACCTTCCGCCTGCATGTGCAGTCCGGCTACCAGTTTGACAAGTCCGACCTGTTCGTCAGCGTCACCGCCACCACCAGCGACGGCTTCCGCGACCATGCGGATCAGGAAAACGTGAAGTTCAACAGCAACTACGGCCTGCAGTTGTCCGACACCGTCGAGACCCGGTTCTACCTGAGCACGAATGTGATCGCACAGGAGTTGCCGGGCACGCTCACGCTGGGAGAAGCCCTCAGCAACCCGGAAAACGCCAACCCCTCGGCCATCACCCAGAACTGGCAACGCGACATCAACTCGGTGCGTTTCTCCAACAAAACCACGTTCGATCTGGGCGGAGGCCGGTTTGCGGACGTCGGCGCATACGTGAATCACAAAAACCTGTACCACCCGATCACCTCGTTCGTCGGTGTCATCGACCAGACCAGCGTCGATTACGGTGTGTTCGCGCAGGCCTATGGCACCTATACTTTGAGTGGATATAAAAACGAATTCCGCGGCGGTGTGCTTTCCCAGTTCGGCCACACCAACGCGCTGGTCTTCCAGAACATCGGCGGCGCGCGCGGCGCATTGACCGCGGATCAGGATCTCTCGGCGGAAACGGTGGTGCTGTACGGCGAGAACCATTTTTACTTCAATCCCAAGTGGGCGCTGGTGACCGGTGGCCAGGTGATCTATGCCGGACGCGAGGCGGAAAACAAGCTCAATCCGGCCCGCAGCGATTCCCAGACCACCGCCACCTTCAACCCGCGTGTGGGCGTGATGTACCACCACACCCCCGCCATTCAGATGTTCGCCAACGTCACCCGCAGTTACGAACCGCCGGATTTCACCAACCTGACGCAGGGCGGCGCGGCGGGCTTCGTGCCCTTGTCGGCGCAAAAAGCCTGGACGGTGGAAGTGGGCACACGTGGCCAGCACGGCCGCGCGAGCTGGGACATCGCGCTGTACCGCGCCTGGGTCGATGACGAACTGTTGCAGTTCACCACCGGCCCGGGATTTCCCGCGTCCACCTTCAATGCGGACGCCACCATCCATCAGGGTGTGGAAGCCGGATTGGATTTCCTGCTGGTGGAAAACCTGCTGCAGGGCGGCGACCGCCTGCAATGGCGCAACGCGTACACCTACAGCGATTTCAATTTCGACGGCAACGCGCAGCACGGCGACAACACGCTGCCCGGCCAGCCTCCGCATTTCTACCAGACGGAGTTGCGTTACGCGCATCAGGATAAGTGGTTCGTTGCGCCGACTCTGGAAGCCGCGAGCAGCGCCTACGTCGATTTTTCCAATCGGCTGAAAGCGCCCGGCTACGCCATCCTCGGCTTCACCGCAGGCTACACGGTCAACAAGAGCATCGACCTGTTTGCCAACGGCCGCAACATGCTGGACAAAAACTTCATCTCCACTTTTTCGACGATCGCCACGCCGACGGCGTTCAACCAGGCGGCGTTCTATCCGGGGGATGACCGGCGCATCTTCGGCGGCGTGCGCCTCAAGTTTTAA